The Schizosaccharomyces pombe strain 972h- genome assembly, chromosome: I genome contains a region encoding:
- the sdj1 gene encoding glyoxylase III Sdj1: MVKVCLFVADGTDEIEFSAPWGIFKRAEIPIDSVYVGENKDRLVKMSRDVEMYANRSYKEIPSADDFAKQYDIAIIPGGGLGAKTLSTTPFVQQVVKEFYKKPNKWIGMICAGTLTAKTSGLPNKQITGHPSVRGQLEEGGYKYLDQPVVLEENLITSQGPGTAMLFGLKLLEQVASKDKYNAVYKSLSMP, translated from the exons atggtAAAGGTTTGCCTATTTGTTGCGGACGGCACTGATGAAATTGAGTTTTCGGCACCTTGGGGAATTTTTAAGAGAGCAGAAATTCCCATTGACAGCGTCTACGTTGGAGAGAATAAGGACCGACTTGTGAAGATGTCTCGTGACGTGGAAATGTATGCAAATCGTTCATACAAGGAAATCCCCAGTGCAGATGACTTTGCAAAGCAATACGATATTGCTATCATTCCTGGTGGTGGACTCGGGGCAAAAACACTTTCTACAACTCCTTTTGTTCAACAAGTggttaaagaattttacaAGAAGCCTAATAAATGGATTGGAATGATTTGTGCCGGTACCCTTACAGCCAAGACATCAGGTCTTCCAAATAAACAGATTACTGGTCATCCTTCTGTTCGTGGTCAACTAGAGGAAGGTGGCTACAAGTACCTTGACCAACCTGTCGTCCTTGAAGAGAATCTTATCACATCTCAAGG ACCCGGTACTGCAATGctttttggtttaaaattattggaGCAGGTTGCAAGCAAGGACAAGTATAATGCTGTCTATAAATCTCTTAGTATGCCCTAG
- the ccs1 gene encoding superoxide dismutase Cu chaperone Ccs1: MFEVEYLIKDCDDVNKNTLEQEFQDLNIEDWKWDAATGQLIVKGSVSPSKVLRRLENATSKPILIRGASNKESGVSILYEANEDITQIPKVYGLCRFIPTEEKIFLDLIATQLLPNREYTGLVTISGDISRGLKSAGDSLVTLFNANSNEQGKIVLDKEVSGSLPNWIGHCFVLKCVDDSDSATMGIISRSAGLGQNTKQICACTGKSLWTEHAELKSVNEGSSCCSKKDSSPSEKPSCCSQEKKSCCSSKKPSCCSQEKKGCCSTEKTSCCSQEKKSCCTSEKPSCCSNGKSTVCA; encoded by the exons aTGTTTGAA gtTGAATATCTCATTAAGGATTGTGACGACGTAAATAAGAATACCCTCGAGCAGGAATTCCAAGATTTAAACATTGAAGATTGGAAATGGGATGCTGCAACTGGTCAATTAATTGTGAAGGGTTCTG TCTCTCCTTCAAAAGTCCTTCGGCGCTTGGAAAATGCCACTTCGAAGCCCATTCTCATTCGTGGTGCTAGTAACAAAGAATCGGGCGTTTCCATTCTTTATGAAGCCAATGAAGATATAACCCAGATTCCCAAAGTTTACGGACTTTGCCGTTTTATTCCCACCGAGGAGAAAATTTTCCTCGATTTGATTGCTACTCAACTCCTACCAAATAGAGAGTATACAGGATTAGTCACTATCTCAGGAGACATTTCCCGTGGACTCAAATCCGCTGGCGATAGCCTTGTTACCCTTTTTAATGCAAACTCCAATGAGCAAGGAAAAATTGTTCTCGACAAAGAGGTTTCTGGATCCTTACCAAATTGGATTGGTCACTGTTTCGTTCTTAAATGTGTCGACGATTCTGATTCCGCCACTATGGGAATTATTTCCCGTAGCGCTGGTTTGGGTCAAAATACCAAGCAAATTTGTGCTTGTACAGGCAAAAGTTTATGGACAGAGCATGCCGAGTTGAAATCCGTCAACGAGGGTTCTTCATGCTGTTCCAAGAAGGATTCTAGTCCATCAGAAAAACCTTCTTGCTGCTctcaagaaaagaaaagctgTTGTTCATCGAAAAAACCTTCGTGCTGTtctcaagaaaaaaaaggttgcTGTTCAACAGAAAAAACCTCCTGCTGCTctcaagaaaagaaaagctgTTGCACATCAGAAAAACCCTCGTGCTGTTCTAACGGAAAATCGACTGTCTGTGCTTAA
- the rer1 gene encoding Rer1 family protein, giving the protein MEFIQRHIENVKEKKNFAVRLYRHWVDRTIPYTTYRWLTVSGLIALFFIRILLVRGWYIVCYTLAIYLLNLFLAFLTPKFDPSVEQAMKDEEIEEGVLPTSKDDEFRPFIRRLPEFKFWYSSMRATLFALVASFFRIFDVPVFWPILVVYYLVLSFFCFRRQIQHMLKYRYVPFDIGKKKFGSH; this is encoded by the exons ATGGAATTCATTCAGCGTCATATAGAAAATGttaaagagaagaaaaactttGCAGTTCGA TTGTATCGACACTGGGTGGACCGAACCATACCTTATACAACGTATAGATGGCTGACTGTTAGTGGATTAAttgcattattttttattaggATTCTACTGGTTCGCGGTTGGTATATTGTTTGCTATACATTAGCCATTTACCTGCTCAATCTGTTCCTTGCGTTCTTGACTCCAAAATTCGATCCTAGTGTTGAGCAAGCAAtgaaagatgaagaaattgaagaaggaGTTCTTCCTACTTCCAAAGACGATGAATTTCGACCCTTTATTCGTAGATTGCCAGAATTCAAGTTTTGGTATTCAAGCATGCGTGCCACCTTGTTCGCCTTAGTCGCGTCCTTTTTCCGAATATTTGATGTACCTGTGTTTTGGCCTATTCTTGTTGTCTATTATCTtgtactttcttttttctgctttCGACGACAAATTCAGCACATGCTCAAGTATCGTTACGTTCCATTTGATATCggtaagaaaaaatttggctCACACTAG
- the gmh3 gene encoding alpha-1,2-galactosyltransferase Gmh3, whose translation MAVLQWKLSRVIFVLLIIGISSFLIYFQFGNSFSASPALERLQDVFSKPSVQEYDYLVPLDEDMQGLSTTYHQATINEDDPQEPKSHEIVILLASDGRSSGNMAPETFNQCIENRINYAKHHNYGFEYVNVSQMNIPPVWAKMPAIIQTMNKHPHAKWIWWLDQDALILNTELSIQEHILSPDVLVEKLMKNEPMISPFSADLERLTPSSYTVDSARSLGLLISQDLNGLNAGSFFVRRSPMMALFLDLWGDKSFRENKVADHEQALLGYFVRYHPEIAAIIGILPQTLINSYPVGQPEMGWKEGHLVIHFAGCWVENRCQVLWDEYRERVH comes from the coding sequence ATGGCAGTCCTACAGTGGAAGTTATCTCGTGTTATATTCGTGTTGTTAATCATTGGGATTAGCTCTTTTCTCATTTACTTCCAATTTGGAAACTCTTTTTCTGCTTCACCTGCTTTAGAACGTTTACAAGATGTATTTTCCAAACCAAGTGTACAAGAATACGACTACTTAGTACCTCTGGATGAAGATATGCAAGGCCTTAGCACGACGTATCATCAAGCGACAATTAACGAGGATGATCCTCAAGAGCCCAAATCCCATGAAATAGTAATCCTCTTAGCGAGTGATGGACGTTCAAGTGGCAATATGGCACCTGAAACATTTAATCAATGCATAGAAAACCGAATTAACTACGCAAAGCATCACAACTATGGCTTTGAATATGTTAATGTAAGCCAAATGAACATTCCTCCAGTGTGGGCCAAAATGCCCGCTATTATACAAACAATGAATAAGCATCCTCATGCGAAATGGATTTGGTGGTTGGACCAAGATGCGTTAATTTTGAACACAGAACTCTCTATTCAAGAACATATTTTGTCACCTGACGTTTTAGTGGAAAAGTTAATGAAGAATGAACCTATGATATCTCCATTTAGTGCTGATCTCGAACGTCTCACCCCAAGTTCCTATACTGTTGACAGTGCTCGTTCTTTAGGGCTATTGATTTCTCAAGATTTGAATGGCTTAAACGCGGGAAGTTTCTTTGTTAGAAGGTCGCCCATGATGGCTCTGTTTTTGGACTTATGGGGCGATAAATCCTTTAGAGAAAATAAGGTTGCGGATCATGAACAGGCCCTTTTGGGATATTTTGTTAGATATCACCCGGAAATTGCTGCTATAATAGGAATTTTACCTCAAACCCTTATTAATTCTTACCCTGTTGGCCAGCCGGAAATGGGCTGGAAAGAAGGTCATTTGGTTATACATTTTGCTGGGTGTTGGGTGGAGAACCGTTGTCAGGTTTTGTGGGATGAATATCGTGAGAGGGTTCATTGA
- the rna1 gene encoding RanGAP Rna1, which produces MSRFSIEGKSLKLDAITTEDEKSVFAVLLEDDSVKEIVLSGNTIGTEAARWLSENIASKKDLEIAEFSDIFTGRVKDEIPEALRLLLQALLKCPKLHTVRLSDNAFGPTAQEPLIDFLSKHTPLEHLYLHNNGLGPQAGAKIARALQELAVNKKAKNAPPLRSIICGRNRLENGSMKEWAKTFQSHRLLHTVKMVQNGIRPEGIEHLLLEGLAYCQELKVLDLQDNTFTHLGSSALAIALKSWPNLRELGLNDCLLSARGAAAVVDAFSKLENIGLQTLRLQYNEIELDAVRTLKTVIDEKMPDLLFLELNGNRFSEEDDVVDEIREVFSTRGRGELDELDDMEELTDEEEEDEEEEAESQSPEPETSEEEKEDKELADELSKAHI; this is translated from the coding sequence ATGTCGCGTTTTTCAATAGAAGGGAAGTCTTTGAAATTAGATGCAATTACAACTGAAGACGAGAAGTCTGTATTTGCTGTTCTGTTAGAAGATGATTCTGTAAAGGAAATTGTATTGTCTGGTAACACAATTGGAACCGAAGCTGCTAGATGGTTGTCAGAGAATATTGcctcaaaaaaagatttagaaATTGCAGAGTTTAGTGATATCTTTACTGGACGTGTCAAAGATGAAATTCCTGAGGCTTTACGTCTGTTGCTACAAGCTTTACTCAAGTGCCCAAAACTACATACTGTAAGATTGAGCGATAATGCCTTTGGCCCTACTGCACAGGAGCCCTTGATTGActttctttcaaaacaCACACCTTTGGAGCATCTTTACCTACACAATAATGGACTCGGTCCTCAAGCTGGCGCAAAAATTGCTCGTGCCTTGCAAGAGCTGGCGGTCAACAAGAAAGCTAAAAATGCACCTCCCTTGCGTTCCATTATTTGTGGAAGAAATCGTTTAGAAAATGGGAGTATGAAAGAATGGGCTAAAACTTTCCAGAGCCACCGTTTGCTACATACAGTGAAAATGGTGCAAAATGGTATCCGTCCCGAAGGTATTGAACACTTATTGCTTGAAGGATTAGCATATTGCCAAGAGCTAAAGGTACTCGATCTTCAAGATAACACATTTACGCACTTGGGCTCTAGCGCTCTCGCTATCGCGTTGAAAAGCTGGCCCAACCTTCGAGAACTAGGCCTCAACGATTGTCTCTTATCTGCTCGCGGTGCTGCCGCAGTTGTAGATgctttttctaaattagaaaatattgGGCTTCAAACGTTACGCTTACAGTATAACGAGATAGAGCTGGATGCTGTCCGGACCCTAAAAACTGTGATTGATGAGAAAATGCCGGATCTTTTATTCCTTGAATTAAATGGAAACAGATTTTCGGAAGAAGACGATGTTGTTGATGAAATACGTGAAGTCTTTAGCACCCGTGGTCGTGGTGAACTAGATGAGCTTGATGATATGGAGGAACTTACCGAcgaggaggaggaggatgaagaagaagaagctgAGTCTCAAAGCCCTGAGCCGGAGActtctgaagaagaaaaagaagacaAAGAACTTGCTGATGAGCTATCAAAAGCTCATATTTAG